A genomic region of Chitinimonas arctica contains the following coding sequences:
- the tssA gene encoding type VI secretion system protein TssA, which produces MPVLDIETLLQDISSDAPCGEDLEYHPDAIELNRLLQGKPEVEYGRTMQVAEGPDWQAVERLALALSGRSHDLRIAGQLCRALLHRHGMAGFADGLVLLEGLLARHWDQLHPQLDPDDALDPTARLNALLLLSNGAGMVAELRTVALADSRACGTVTLRDIDVIAGHLSLAEGAAQLSQAEIDAVCLDVALPSLAATATALSVCCDSIGRIEALLTERVGYGKALNFAVLHEALRRARSEIDHQLARRVDRTGPASAPALVDSVTDVVSEAPSRRPGEVSGRDDVLHMLEQICAYYERQEPSSPIPILLKRARRLVPMNFVEILADLAPESLGGIHQLGGTSPG; this is translated from the coding sequence ATGCCTGTACTCGATATCGAAACCTTGCTGCAGGACATATCAAGCGACGCACCCTGCGGCGAGGACCTGGAATACCACCCCGATGCCATCGAGCTGAACCGTCTGCTGCAGGGTAAGCCGGAAGTCGAGTACGGCCGCACCATGCAGGTGGCGGAAGGGCCGGACTGGCAGGCGGTCGAACGCCTGGCGCTAGCCTTGTCGGGCCGCAGCCACGATCTGCGCATTGCCGGCCAATTGTGCCGCGCCCTGCTGCACCGCCATGGCATGGCCGGCTTCGCCGATGGCCTGGTCCTGTTGGAAGGCCTGCTGGCGCGCCATTGGGACCAGCTCCATCCGCAACTGGACCCCGACGATGCGCTCGATCCCACCGCCCGGCTCAATGCCCTGTTGTTGTTGAGCAATGGCGCCGGCATGGTCGCCGAGTTGCGCACCGTCGCGCTGGCCGACTCGCGCGCCTGCGGTACCGTCACCCTGCGCGATATCGATGTGATCGCGGGTCACCTGAGCTTGGCCGAAGGCGCGGCGCAGCTCAGCCAAGCCGAGATCGATGCCGTCTGCCTGGATGTGGCGCTGCCCAGCCTGGCAGCCACGGCGACCGCCTTGTCGGTCTGTTGCGATTCGATCGGTCGCATCGAGGCCTTGCTGACCGAGCGGGTCGGCTATGGCAAGGCGCTCAATTTCGCCGTGTTGCATGAAGCCTTACGGCGCGCCCGTAGCGAAATCGACCACCAGCTTGCCCGCCGTGTCGATCGCACCGGACCGGCCAGCGCACCTGCCCTGGTCGATTCGGTCACCGACGTGGTGTCCGAGGCGCCGAGCCGGCGGCCCGGCGAAGTCTCGGGCCGCGACGATGTGCTGCACATGCTGGAACAGATCTGCGCTTACTACGAGCGGCAGGAGCCATCCAGCCCCATCCCGATATTGCTCAAACGCGCTCGCCGGCTGGTACCGATGAACTTCGTCGAGATCCTTGCCGACCTCGCCCCGGAAAGCCTGGGCGGCATCCATCAGCTGGGCGGCACCAGCCCAGGCTGA
- a CDS encoding sensor histidine kinase has product MHIENAITTEQARHLHRNTPIVVLTNVVGAAVVSAVYLDTIEPSALLPWLLAFLLQTCYRLGLWHRFRHSDFRPSVAHYWFRLSLIGSLFAVALWSLGMLLFFTIGSFMQHFAFWCVTMLVGVSSTFTQGPHYPRRFLLGYFPLLIPLICLMVHAEVICCGVLSAIAGFALLLLFYAQRFNKLLTDSLQLRFENLDLVNQLRAQKKIAETANMAKSRFLAAASHDLRQPIHALSIHLQSLAACTLPAKAEALVNDASECCDSMNDLFRSLLDVSRLDSQAVQPLYSSFALQPLLERLVSEYRPQAQAKSVALSLRPCRAWVHSDPTLVERVLRNLISNAVRYTQAGRIIVGCRRQGNAVRLGVYDSGQGIAADQQALIFEEFYQINKGSSHSAHGLGLGLNIVQRMTQLLGSQVTVRSIPERGSAFSFVLPLASTEQTRTSALPATAVRFRPLEDALIVVIGRGGRVAEIAAALKAARRCHVIATETSQQALECLSNCTLVPCALICCAADSDQAIRRLRDEFNQAIPALILPGEESRTGCEAMDDTVVLPESTSISTLLQTLRRLEDQVACSMV; this is encoded by the coding sequence ATGCACATCGAAAATGCCATTACCACCGAGCAGGCACGCCACCTGCATCGCAATACCCCCATCGTCGTACTGACCAATGTCGTGGGTGCGGCGGTCGTCTCCGCCGTCTACCTGGACACCATCGAACCGTCCGCCCTCCTGCCCTGGCTGTTGGCCTTTCTGCTACAGACCTGCTACCGCCTCGGCTTGTGGCATCGTTTTAGACACAGCGACTTCCGCCCCTCGGTTGCCCACTACTGGTTCCGCCTATCCTTGATCGGCAGCCTGTTCGCAGTGGCGCTCTGGTCGCTGGGCATGTTGCTGTTCTTCACCATCGGCAGCTTCATGCAGCATTTCGCCTTCTGGTGCGTCACCATGCTGGTGGGCGTTTCGTCCACCTTCACGCAGGGACCCCACTATCCGCGACGTTTTCTGCTCGGCTACTTCCCCTTGCTGATCCCGCTGATCTGCCTGATGGTCCACGCCGAGGTCATCTGCTGTGGCGTGCTGAGCGCCATCGCGGGTTTCGCGCTATTGCTGCTGTTCTATGCGCAACGCTTCAACAAGCTGTTGACCGATTCGCTCCAGCTGCGCTTCGAGAACCTGGACCTGGTCAACCAACTCAGGGCGCAGAAGAAGATCGCCGAAACGGCCAATATGGCCAAGTCGCGTTTTCTGGCGGCCGCCAGCCATGACCTGCGCCAGCCCATCCACGCGCTCAGCATCCACCTGCAATCCCTGGCCGCCTGCACGCTCCCGGCCAAGGCCGAAGCCTTGGTCAACGATGCCAGCGAATGCTGTGACAGCATGAACGATCTATTCCGCAGCCTGCTTGACGTATCCCGGCTGGATTCGCAGGCGGTGCAGCCCCTGTACAGCAGCTTTGCGCTGCAACCCCTGCTTGAGCGCCTGGTGAGCGAATACCGTCCACAGGCCCAGGCCAAGTCGGTCGCACTGAGCCTGCGGCCCTGCCGGGCGTGGGTACACAGCGACCCCACCCTGGTGGAGCGCGTCCTGCGCAATCTGATCTCCAATGCGGTGCGCTATACCCAGGCGGGCCGCATCATCGTCGGCTGCCGGCGCCAGGGCAATGCGGTACGGCTTGGGGTATATGACAGCGGCCAAGGGATAGCTGCCGATCAGCAGGCCCTGATCTTCGAAGAGTTCTACCAGATCAACAAAGGCAGCAGCCATTCCGCCCACGGGCTGGGATTGGGTCTGAATATCGTGCAGCGCATGACCCAGTTGCTGGGCAGCCAGGTCACCGTACGCTCCATACCGGAACGGGGCAGCGCGTTCAGCTTTGTGCTGCCCCTGGCCAGCACGGAACAGACGCGGACCAGCGCCTTGCCGGCCACGGCCGTGCGCTTCCGTCCCCTGGAGGACGCATTGATCGTCGTGATCGGCCGAGGCGGACGCGTGGCGGAAATCGCCGCCGCCCTCAAGGCGGCCAGGCGCTGCCATGTGATCGCCACCGAGACCAGCCAGCAGGCGCTGGAATGCCTGAGCAACTGCACCTTGGTGCCTTGTGCGCTGATCTGTTGCGCGGCCGACAGCGACCAGGCGATCAGGCGTCTGCGCGACGAGTTCAATCAAGCCATCCCGGCGCTGATACTACCCGGCGAGGAATCCCGGACCGGGTGCGAAGCCATGGACGATACCGTGGTCCTGCCCGAATCCACCTCCATCTCCACGCTGTTGCAGACCCTGCGCAGATTGGAGGATCAGGTGGCATGCTCCATGGTATAG
- a CDS encoding response regulator transcription factor codes for MFNTAPIAMQIALIVEDHPLYREALTRLLQDCLPGYQIKSTHSAEEGLRLAAEHELPAVLLLDMGLPGLCGVDAIVAFRRKWEGLAIIAVSASEDRREATAALSAGVRAFVSKAVAMDVMTDIVQQVVRGGIGAPKWVTAQGEDIGAGAPLVSLTPRQREIVMMLSKGYSNKEISLRLGLAEITVKVHVSSVFRALNVVNRTQAVLMARRLGLYTMEHAT; via the coding sequence ATGTTCAACACAGCGCCAATCGCCATGCAGATCGCTTTGATCGTCGAAGATCACCCCTTGTATAGAGAAGCATTGACCCGCCTACTGCAAGACTGCCTGCCGGGTTACCAGATAAAGAGTACCCATAGCGCGGAGGAGGGCCTGCGGCTTGCGGCCGAACACGAGCTGCCGGCGGTGTTGCTGCTGGATATGGGCTTGCCGGGTTTGTGCGGGGTGGATGCCATTGTGGCCTTCCGGCGCAAATGGGAAGGCTTGGCCATTATCGCCGTCTCGGCGTCGGAGGATAGGCGCGAGGCGACCGCGGCACTGAGTGCCGGCGTGCGCGCCTTCGTTTCCAAGGCGGTGGCGATGGACGTGATGACCGATATCGTCCAGCAGGTGGTGCGCGGCGGCATCGGCGCGCCGAAGTGGGTCACCGCCCAGGGCGAGGATATCGGCGCGGGGGCGCCCTTGGTATCGCTGACGCCGCGCCAGCGGGAGATCGTGATGATGTTGTCCAAGGGCTATTCCAACAAGGAAATCAGCCTGCGCCTGGGGCTGGCGGAAATCACCGTCAAGGTGCATGTTTCTTCGGTGTTCCGCGCCCTGAATGTCGTCAATCGCACCCAGGCCGTGCTGATGGCACGGCGCCTGGGGCTCTATACCATGGAGCATGCCACCTGA
- a CDS encoding collagenase gives MSKPKLIPQYTLTSLFVCVTLAFSTAHAEVAPPKNAKRKPQPVNTIEHDHDHSHAPQQANRPPVAGAMRGVAVEKCDPDALISYRGKALIEKVKVADCSRALFNVRATTAAILFSETQMMSMASEFQTLARYYDGSNDSHINDIQEYIRAGYFYRSNNNSGYSDQLKVAIRSGLELLLASSGSRATTWQNGDVLQSAYKMITHIKDFAYFLPITRGKLAEASGDFMKKSGTAAAVFELLRQYGGQPWSDKDALAVLKRDGSYATALSDFYQRNNNLLGTDQEYVLGAAVNTLASFLEISELKTQVRPLVRNAIGNVQLFGRGESIWLNAARQIRSYDEDNCSYYGTCGAKAKWEAAVLTSSRNCTPTIKILSQGYSQTDLTKACQQLLDEEKLFSYSMFGNTDPSKNNIIPTKNNAGLEVIAFKSKEEYSKYGSAIYGIDTNNGGITMEGDPSQPGNVQHFYAYHKEGQPLIWNLKHEFIHYIDNIYNIENYGKAYWSGQPIVWWMEGLGEYFSLENDNASAIEVGKRKTYPLSTIFRNSYEMADYQDRAYRWGYLVMRFMFERHRADVEDIVAKLRAGEYDAYGKILFERIGTRYDSEFSQWLDTVSTGGTFAGASYGGGKNNAKGGNTGTSTGGGGSGSGKPIPGTGTTTFEQNKPYKHNDQVLFNGQRYALVVTVDGATSTTYPMPGYLVAPGGKTYQSPDKRVMAYWTKSGNMPGQFDSSKQYRHNDEVIFDGKNYSMVVLIDGKVVGDYGLYGSSCAPGKNYRSTDGRVSAYWVASTAGTGTGTGTGTGTGTGTGTGTGTGTGTGTGTGTGTGTGTGTGTGTGTGTGTGTGTGTGTGTGTGTGTTTFSIYQQYRHDDQTQWNGKSYRFTVTLDGKTISDYALYGGSCAPAACRPDSPFSSSDGRVKAHWQEAGGSTGTSTGNFDTHRQYRNQDQVSVNGRSYTFSVVVDGKPSTDFPLYGGSCEPERCGASNPFVSSDARSKAFWY, from the coding sequence ATGTCCAAGCCCAAGCTTATTCCGCAGTACACCCTGACCAGTCTTTTCGTCTGCGTCACCCTTGCCTTCAGCACCGCGCACGCCGAAGTCGCGCCGCCGAAAAACGCTAAACGCAAGCCCCAGCCGGTCAACACCATCGAGCACGACCATGACCATAGCCATGCCCCGCAGCAGGCCAACCGCCCCCCGGTGGCAGGTGCCATGCGCGGCGTGGCCGTGGAAAAATGCGATCCCGATGCACTGATCTCCTACCGTGGCAAAGCCCTGATCGAAAAGGTCAAGGTCGCCGACTGCTCGCGGGCCCTGTTCAATGTGCGCGCCACCACGGCCGCCATCCTGTTCAGCGAAACCCAGATGATGAGCATGGCCAGCGAGTTCCAGACCCTGGCCCGCTACTACGACGGCAGCAACGACAGCCACATCAACGATATTCAGGAATACATCCGGGCCGGCTACTTCTACCGCAGCAACAACAACTCCGGCTACAGCGATCAGCTGAAGGTGGCGATCCGGTCGGGACTGGAACTCTTGCTGGCTTCGTCCGGTTCGCGCGCCACCACCTGGCAGAACGGCGATGTGTTGCAAAGCGCCTACAAGATGATTACCCACATCAAGGACTTTGCTTACTTCCTGCCCATTACCCGCGGCAAGCTGGCCGAGGCCAGCGGTGACTTCATGAAGAAGAGTGGTACCGCCGCCGCGGTATTCGAGCTGCTGCGGCAGTACGGTGGCCAACCTTGGAGCGACAAGGACGCCCTGGCCGTGCTGAAGCGCGATGGCAGCTATGCCACCGCGCTGTCCGATTTCTACCAGCGCAATAACAACCTGCTCGGCACCGACCAGGAATACGTCCTGGGCGCCGCCGTCAACACCCTGGCCAGCTTCCTCGAAATCTCGGAACTGAAGACCCAGGTACGTCCCCTGGTGCGCAATGCCATCGGCAACGTGCAACTATTCGGCCGCGGCGAATCGATCTGGCTGAATGCCGCCCGCCAGATTCGCAGCTACGACGAGGACAACTGTAGTTATTACGGTACCTGCGGCGCCAAGGCCAAGTGGGAAGCCGCCGTACTGACCAGCTCGCGCAACTGTACCCCGACCATCAAGATCCTGTCGCAAGGCTACTCGCAGACCGACCTGACCAAAGCCTGCCAGCAGTTGCTGGATGAGGAAAAATTGTTCAGCTACTCGATGTTCGGCAATACCGACCCGAGCAAGAACAATATCATTCCGACCAAGAACAACGCTGGCCTGGAAGTGATCGCCTTCAAGAGCAAGGAAGAATATTCCAAGTACGGTTCGGCCATCTACGGCATCGACACCAACAACGGCGGCATCACCATGGAGGGTGATCCCTCCCAGCCTGGCAATGTGCAGCACTTCTATGCCTACCACAAAGAAGGCCAGCCGCTGATCTGGAACCTCAAGCACGAGTTCATCCACTACATCGACAACATCTACAACATCGAGAACTACGGCAAGGCCTACTGGTCCGGCCAGCCTATCGTCTGGTGGATGGAAGGCCTGGGTGAATACTTCTCGCTGGAGAACGACAACGCATCGGCCATCGAAGTAGGCAAGCGCAAGACCTATCCGCTCAGCACCATCTTCCGCAATTCCTATGAGATGGCCGACTACCAGGACCGCGCCTATCGCTGGGGCTACCTGGTGATGCGCTTTATGTTCGAGCGTCACCGCGCCGACGTCGAAGATATCGTCGCCAAGCTGCGGGCCGGCGAATACGATGCATACGGCAAGATCCTGTTCGAACGCATCGGCACCCGCTATGACAGCGAATTCAGCCAATGGCTGGATACGGTCAGCACCGGCGGCACCTTCGCCGGCGCCAGCTACGGCGGCGGCAAGAACAACGCCAAGGGCGGCAATACCGGTACCAGCACCGGGGGCGGCGGCAGCGGCAGCGGCAAGCCGATTCCCGGCACCGGCACCACCACCTTCGAGCAGAACAAGCCTTACAAGCATAACGACCAGGTGCTGTTCAACGGCCAACGCTATGCCCTGGTGGTCACGGTCGACGGCGCTACATCGACCACTTACCCCATGCCCGGCTATCTGGTCGCCCCCGGCGGCAAGACCTATCAGTCGCCGGACAAGCGGGTCATGGCCTACTGGACCAAGTCCGGCAACATGCCCGGCCAGTTCGACAGCAGCAAGCAGTACCGCCATAACGACGAAGTGATCTTCGACGGCAAGAACTACAGCATGGTGGTGTTGATCGATGGCAAGGTGGTCGGCGACTACGGCCTGTATGGCTCCAGCTGCGCACCGGGCAAGAACTACCGTAGCACCGATGGTCGCGTGTCGGCTTATTGGGTCGCCAGCACGGCGGGGACTGGAACTGGAACTGGAACTGGAACTGGAACTGGAACTGGAACTGGAACTGGAACTGGAACTGGAACTGGAACTGGAACTGGAACTGGAACTGGAACTGGAACTGGAACTGGAACTGGAACTGGAACTGGAACTGGAACTGGAACTGGAACTGGAACTGGAACTGGAACCGGTACTGGAACAGGAACCGGCACGACCACCTTCAGCATCTATCAACAGTACCGCCACGACGATCAGACCCAATGGAATGGCAAGAGCTACCGCTTTACCGTCACCTTGGACGGCAAGACGATCAGCGATTACGCGCTGTACGGCGGTAGCTGCGCACCAGCGGCTTGTCGGCCGGATAGCCCGTTCAGCAGCAGCGACGGACGGGTCAAGGCCCATTGGCAGGAAGCCGGCGGCAGCACGGGCACCAGCACCGGCAACTTCGACACGCATAGGCAATATCGCAACCAGGACCAGGTGTCGGTGAACGGCCGCAGCTATACCTTTAGCGTGGTGGTGGACGGCAAGCCGTCGACCGACTTTCCGCTCTATGGCGGTAGTTGCGAACCGGAGCGCTGCGGTGCGAGCAATCCTTTTGTCTCGTCCGACGCGCGTTCCAAGGCTTTCTGGTATTGA